GTCGATCTTTTTTGTGGTTGTGGTGGTGTCACAGAAGGCTTGAAGCATCACAATTTTCGGGTAGTTGCTGCTGTAGACAAGGATAAGGATGCTTGTAAAACATACAAAGCTAATCACCCAGGAGTACATCTTTACCCTGAAGATATTAGACGAGTTGATCCAAAAGATATCCTCAGAAATGACTTAAAAAATGAAGATTTAGATGTTTTAGTAGTTTGTGCTCCATGCCAACCCTTTAGTAGCCAAAATCGCTCCAATAAGATTGATGAAAGAGCTGATTTAATCTTTGAAGCTACGAGATTTGCAAAGGTCTTACGTCCAGCGGTAATTTTTTTTGAAAATGTACCTGGTCTAGCTACAGATAAATACAAGATATTGCTGGAAGAACTAAGAGATGATTTAGAAGAACTTGGCTATCAACTTAGTTCACCTATCGTAACGGGGAGTTTGAGGGGCTA
This window of the Chroococcidiopsis sp. CCMEE 29 genome carries:
- a CDS encoding DNA cytosine methyltransferase, with amino-acid sequence MKIKPLKRKKQKNLRRWLTVVDLFCGCGGVTEGLKHHNFRVVAAVDKDKDACKTYKANHPGVHLYPEDIRRVDPKDILRNDLKNEDLDVLVVCAPCQPFSSQNRSNKIDERADLIFEATRFAKVLRPAVIFFENVPGLATDKYKILLEELRDDLEELGYQLSSPIVTGSLRGYRTPASTK